The following DNA comes from Deltaproteobacteria bacterium.
GAAGTTGGCGACGACGTGGACCTCAATGAAGATGGCGTTGCTGACAATGACCAGCCAGGCGTCATGAAATGCGCACAATACGTTTATAACAATGTCACCATTGGCGTTGGCAAGGGGTCTAATTCCGTAACTGCCATAGAAGCCGTTGAAACGATTGAGCCGTCAAGCGTTTTTGACAACCCGTTTTTGGAGTTCATTGTGGGGCGTAACATCATAAGACCAAGGAGTCTGATATTCGGACTTTTTTCTTATCGAATTCGCGTTGACGAACCCGGAGCGATAGCCACAGTGAAGATCTATTTCTCGAAAAAGATTTCACGGGGTTCAATCTTCTGCAAATATGACACGGTCAGCGGCTGGCAGGACTACTCCGAATATACGACTTTTGAGAAAAATCGCAGGTCTATTACCCTGGAAGTCAAAGACGGCGGCTATGGGGATAGCGATGGAGTGGCCAATGGCATCATCCTCGACCCAGGTGGAATTGCCGAACCAAGCAGCGAGGAGGTTGGATCTGCCTTGAGTGGTGACACAAGCATTGGATGTTTCATTAATACTGCCGGATTTGACTCAGACTCATGTGAGGGGTCCACCAAAATCGTCGCCTCATGTGAGCCCGTTATTCGACTAATAGTAGTCCCGCTGGTAGGAATCAGGTATGTTCTTGTTAATGCTTTTGGGACGACCGGCACTGTAACCGGACTCCTGCTCGCAGGGTTTTTTCTGGCTGGCTTGCTACGGAACCATGGCAGGTTACTCTCAGGAGGTCAGGAATCGTTCATAGAGCGCTAGATGATCGTCCAAGCAACTGACCCCGCACAAGAAGCAATCGGGGTCAGTTGCTTTTTATATGCCAAGAGCCCTTAAGTCTTTCTCATGAAGGTTTCATAACTTGAACGATAGATACTGGTAAGAGTCAAAAATGCTGTGATGACCAGGGGACCGTATATAATTCCCAAGATCCCGAAGACTTTTAGGCCACCCAGAACAGATAGAATGACCAGGAGTGTGTGCATCTTAACCTTGTTTCCCACGAGTCTGGGTTTAACTACATATTCTATGGTAGAGGAGACAACCAGGAAAAAAACGATGAAGAAAATACCTGCTGCTATCCTACCCTTCAGGAACAGATAGATAGAAGCCGGAATAAAGACAGCGCCAATGCCCACAATGGGAAAAAACGCCAGGATGGCCATGATTGAGCCCCAAAGGAAGGGCGAACCTAGACCAAACAGAACAAAAACAATGCCTCCCAGAGTTCCTTGAATCAGCCCGGATATACCGTTCACTACAAGGACTACCGAGGCCATGGCATGGAATTTGTCCATGAGTTTTCTATCTTGATCCTCAGGAAGCGGAGAAAGCTCTATAAAGAAAGCGATAAGGTCTTTGCCGTCAATTAGCAAGAAGAAGATGATCAGGAGCATAAAGGCAAAGTTAATGACAAACTTCAAGACGTTTGTAGCAACGGTGCTCACTTGCTCGTAGAGAAACAGGCCGACGAACCTTCCAAGCTCGGACAAGGCTTTGTTGAGGTGCTCAACGCCTAGCTTGATGTCAAAGTTTGCAAGAATGCCTTCGATACGTCCTATAATTTGGCTGTTTTGCAAGAGTTCCTTAAAATCCTGGCTTATGGCAGCATTGGTACCCATGACATACAGGTTGTATGCTTCCTTGGAAAGGGCGCCTATTATGAACACCAATGGCACAAAAACCACCAAAAAAATAATTGTACACGTGATCAGAGAAGAAAGTACTGGCCGCATCTTTTTGGCAAAGAAGCTGTAAACCGGATAGAAAATACCAGTCAACACAAAGCCAAGGACCAGAATAGACACAAAGGGCCACAGGACTTTGCCCACAAGAAAGATAGTAATCAGGAATATGATGATGAAGTACCTGAATATCATCTGTGTGGAGGCTGGTTCAGGCGTTTCATGGCCCAGGTTTTTATCCATAGTAGTCATCCTTCTCATTTTGGCCGTCTTCTCTCAAGGCTCCACGCAAGGAGACTCGTGACAAGGAAGGCCAGAATACCTGCCATGGCTGCGCTGCGCCACGGCGTTTTTTCTTTCATCAGACTCAAGGTGGGTACGAATATCAGTATCCAGCAGGCAATGTGCCACGGCTTTACTATGCTGGCAACGGATCTACCCACAAGCCTTTCCCAGCTTCTACGCAAACTTTCTCTTTGGATCTCCCTGACAAGCTCCTTTGCCTCAAGATCCGTATGCATTGAATATCCTTTATCTTCCTCAACATTGTGGTCATAATGTTGTCTTTTCTCCAATGATCCATCGACTCCCCAATACGTCCACGTGCCATCTCTTTTGCCCATAACCCAATGACTTTCAAGCGCCTTTTGGCCGCTGCTATGCCAGTCTGTCCACTTGCCATACATCTTTCCATAGAGGAATTCGCCCTCCGTAATCCTGGCTCCGTTTTCGGTCCACTTCAACCAACTACCGGTTTTTTTCCCTTTTATGTATTCCCCCTCTAATTGCTTCTGTCCGTTCTTGTACCAGAACACCCATTTTCCGTGCCGTTTTCCTTCAAGCAAGCAGCCCTTCGCATAAATGGATCTTGGCCGCCAAAAATATCGTCCCCTTGACCAATACAACGTGACTTTTTCAGGCTCTGGCATTGTTCCGTTCACACTAATGAAAACTCAGTTCAAGTTTGCCAACATTGCCTACTCCCATGCTTCCAAGGGATCTGTATTTGGCCGGGATGCTCTTTGTCGAAATCCATGACTCACGGCCCGGATCATACTTGAAGTACAATAAGGTCGTATACCTGAACACGGGCACACCAGGTATTCGGTAGCGAACCGCCAACTTCATGTAACAGTGTTCTCTTTGCTGGATGCCACCAGCAGGGCCAGGGATATCCGGGACCTGCAACCTGACAGGAGTTGCCTCGGACTCAACCTTCTGGTGGATTTGAGGCATGTTGGCCAACAATGCCACCTGGCCGGCCCAATACCAAAAGGCGTCCACTTTATATATGAGCGCGCTCATAGCTCCTTGATTCCTGACATGGATGCCGGAGTAGTCAGGAACGATCATAATGACAGGTCGAGAAATCCCAAAATATCCCAGTACGACGAGGAGGAGGAGTAATATGCAGCAGCCGCCAATTGCCCCTTTCTTAGTGAGGTTTCGGAGCTTTTCCTTGAAATAGTCTACCTCCTTACTCATGATACCGCTCTACCCTATCCTTTTTGACGGCTACCAG
Coding sequences within:
- a CDS encoding AI-2E family transporter, encoding MDKNLGHETPEPASTQMIFRYFIIIFLITIFLVGKVLWPFVSILVLGFVLTGIFYPVYSFFAKKMRPVLSSLITCTIIFLVVFVPLVFIIGALSKEAYNLYVMGTNAAISQDFKELLQNSQIIGRIEGILANFDIKLGVEHLNKALSELGRFVGLFLYEQVSTVATNVLKFVINFAFMLLIIFFLLIDGKDLIAFFIELSPLPEDQDRKLMDKFHAMASVVLVVNGISGLIQGTLGGIVFVLFGLGSPFLWGSIMAILAFFPIVGIGAVFIPASIYLFLKGRIAAGIFFIVFFLVVSSTIEYVVKPRLVGNKVKMHTLLVILSVLGGLKVFGILGIIYGPLVITAFLTLTSIYRSSYETFMRKT